A genomic stretch from Bradyrhizobium sp. 195 includes:
- a CDS encoding helix-turn-helix domain-containing protein gives MGMLGNSVDKYVTGRMLQTSNDRRWSHLLAERWSHEPGDLPPQLPRDTEIAILLRGSSVVDREGAGMRQRTFGRKGTVWLCPAGIREDFIRVENQMQECLHLFLPGKPFDDTMLRDLDIDPSGISIRYETIDQDMFIEHVADRILAELEQETSTGRLLIESLGRALSAHLVHSYSATAVTLRQFNAGQRPLDAKRLSRVTEFIDASVERDFTVKDLASVACMSPAHFSRSFKAATGVAPHEYVSRQRLDLAKRLLSTSDRPLVDIAYATGFSSQANFNRAFRKSAGTTPSLYRAQKLRD, from the coding sequence ATGGGTATGCTTGGCAACTCTGTCGATAAATATGTGACCGGCAGAATGCTTCAGACGTCCAACGACCGGCGGTGGTCGCATCTCCTCGCCGAGCGATGGAGCCATGAGCCCGGCGACCTGCCACCGCAATTGCCGCGCGACACCGAGATCGCAATCCTGCTCCGTGGCAGCTCGGTCGTCGACCGCGAAGGCGCCGGCATGCGGCAGCGCACCTTCGGCAGAAAGGGCACCGTGTGGCTTTGCCCGGCCGGCATCCGTGAGGACTTCATCCGGGTCGAGAACCAGATGCAGGAATGTTTGCATCTCTTCCTTCCGGGCAAGCCGTTCGACGACACCATGCTCAGGGATCTCGACATCGATCCGTCGGGAATCTCGATCCGCTATGAGACCATCGATCAGGACATGTTCATCGAGCATGTCGCGGACCGGATCCTGGCCGAACTCGAACAGGAGACCTCCACCGGCCGGCTCCTGATCGAAAGCCTGGGGCGCGCGTTGTCAGCCCATCTGGTGCACAGCTACTCGGCCACCGCGGTCACGCTGCGGCAGTTCAATGCCGGTCAAAGGCCGCTCGACGCCAAACGGCTGTCGCGCGTGACCGAGTTCATCGATGCATCCGTCGAGCGCGATTTCACGGTCAAGGATCTGGCATCGGTGGCGTGCATGAGCCCGGCGCATTTCTCGCGGAGCTTCAAGGCGGCGACCGGAGTCGCGCCGCATGAATATGTCAGCCGTCAACGTCTCGATCTCGCCAAGCGGCTCTTGTCCACCAGCGATCGTCCGCTGGTCGATATCGCCTATGCCACCGGATTTTCGTCGCAGGCCAATTTCAATCGTGCGTTCCGCAAGTCGGCCGGGACGACGCCGAGCCTTTACCGGGCGCAGAAGCTCCGCGACTGA
- a CDS encoding DUF6949 family protein → MTPEALNTFFSICIGFALAGALVNGYQALAQRPAGFGLLQDGVAPKTFAAVPFLVFAAPFIIMRNTLRGMRVESRRAEFVMMATLIAGFWSMMSGTFFLMTLRAAGVLG, encoded by the coding sequence ATGACACCTGAAGCTCTCAATACCTTCTTCTCGATCTGCATTGGTTTCGCGCTCGCGGGCGCGCTCGTGAACGGATACCAGGCGCTGGCGCAGCGCCCCGCGGGCTTCGGCCTGTTGCAGGACGGCGTGGCGCCGAAGACCTTCGCGGCGGTGCCGTTCCTGGTGTTTGCCGCGCCCTTCATCATCATGCGCAACACGCTCCGTGGCATGCGGGTGGAAAGCCGCCGTGCCGAGTTCGTGATGATGGCGACCCTCATCGCCGGCTTCTGGAGCATGATGAGCGGCACTTTCTTCCTGATGACGCTGCGCGCGGCCGGCGTCCTGGGCTGA
- a CDS encoding aspartate/glutamate racemase family protein, with the protein MRLHIVNPNTTASMTAKIAAAARSIALPGTVIDARQPTMGPVSIEGFYDEAFAVPGMLGCIREADRDGADAHIIACFDDTGLDAARAAAKTPVIGIGEAGFHMASLVAARFAVVTTLSVSIVPIEHNLKKYGLAERCTRVRAAEVPVLALEERNTEALAKISAEITAAIRDDRTEAIVLGCAGMADLASELAATHGLPVIDGVAAAVTLAESLVRLGLKTSRLGPYAAPRSKTYSGPFSQFQP; encoded by the coding sequence ATGCGGCTGCACATCGTCAATCCCAACACCACCGCGTCGATGACGGCGAAGATCGCCGCTGCGGCGCGCAGCATCGCCCTGCCTGGCACGGTGATCGACGCGCGGCAGCCGACGATGGGCCCGGTCTCGATCGAGGGATTTTACGACGAAGCCTTCGCCGTCCCCGGCATGCTCGGCTGCATCCGCGAGGCTGATCGCGACGGCGCGGACGCTCACATCATCGCCTGCTTCGACGACACCGGACTCGACGCCGCGCGCGCCGCCGCAAAGACGCCGGTGATCGGCATTGGTGAAGCCGGCTTCCACATGGCGAGCCTGGTCGCCGCCCGCTTTGCCGTGGTGACGACTCTCAGCGTCTCCATCGTCCCGATCGAGCACAATCTGAAGAAGTATGGCCTGGCCGAACGCTGCACCCGCGTCCGTGCTGCCGAAGTCCCGGTGCTGGCACTCGAGGAGCGCAACACCGAAGCGCTCGCAAAAATCTCCGCGGAGATCACGGCCGCGATCCGTGACGACCGCACTGAGGCCATCGTGCTCGGCTGCGCCGGCATGGCCGATCTCGCCAGCGAACTCGCCGCCACGCACGGCCTGCCCGTGATTGACGGCGTCGCTGCGGCGGTGACGCTGGCGGAATCACTGGTGCGGCTGGGCCTGAAGACCTCCCGGCTCGGCCCCTATGCCGCGCCGCGCTCCAAAACCTATTCCGGGCCGTTTTCGCAATTTCAGCCCTGA
- a CDS encoding gamma carbonic anhydrase family protein, translating to MAIYELDGQAPDLPADGNYFIAETATVIGRVRLKPGASVWFGAVLRGDNEWIEIGEGANVQDGSTCHTDLGFPLHIGRNCTVGHNVILHGCTVEEGALIGMGSIVMNGARIGRNSIVGAGSVITEGKEFPERSLIIGSPARVIRTLDDAQVQKMGSAAKFYVANGPRFTKGLKRIG from the coding sequence ATGGCGATCTACGAGCTCGACGGGCAGGCGCCCGACCTCCCCGCCGACGGCAATTACTTCATCGCCGAGACCGCCACCGTGATCGGCCGCGTGCGCCTGAAGCCGGGTGCGAGCGTCTGGTTCGGCGCCGTGCTGCGCGGCGACAATGAGTGGATCGAAATCGGCGAGGGCGCCAATGTGCAGGACGGCTCGACCTGCCACACCGATCTCGGCTTTCCGCTTCACATCGGCCGGAACTGCACGGTCGGCCACAACGTCATCCTGCATGGCTGCACCGTCGAGGAGGGCGCGTTGATCGGCATGGGCTCGATCGTGATGAACGGCGCCCGGATTGGCCGCAACAGCATCGTCGGGGCCGGTTCCGTCATCACCGAGGGCAAGGAATTTCCTGAACGTTCCCTGATCATCGGCTCACCGGCGCGCGTGATCCGCACGCTCGACGACGCCCAGGTCCAGAAGATGGGAAGCGCGGCCAAATTCTACGTCGCCAACGGTCCGCGCTTCACAAAGGGCCTGAAGCGGATCGGTTGA
- a CDS encoding ABC transporter permease — protein MKEGRPRSFYVLAIFFAAYVLFLYGPMIAIYVLSFQGPQGGLTFPMNGVSTFWIAKLFQGTGIVDLGAAFRRSLLLGIIVMTVTVVLSVAAGMAFRRKFKAQSILFYSAIASLIVPSIITSLGISLEFRIIDDLIKAHWNENFETSMGLLTSGLGAHLTWTLPFGLLIMFAIFNRFDPRLEEAARDLGATPWQTFRHVVLPIILPSVIGIGLFGFTLSWDELARSSQAIGAVNTLPLDLQGLTTTVTNPDIYALGTVISAVSFTVISLALGTIHMLNKRQAAKGSDAGKGLV, from the coding sequence ATGAAGGAAGGACGCCCGCGCTCGTTCTACGTGCTCGCGATCTTCTTCGCGGCCTATGTGCTGTTTCTCTACGGCCCGATGATCGCGATCTACGTGCTGTCGTTCCAGGGGCCGCAGGGCGGCCTCACCTTCCCGATGAACGGCGTGTCGACCTTCTGGATCGCGAAACTGTTCCAGGGCACCGGCATCGTCGATCTCGGCGCCGCCTTCCGCCGCTCGCTGCTGCTCGGCATCATCGTCATGACTGTCACCGTCGTGCTCTCGGTCGCCGCCGGCATGGCCTTCCGCCGCAAGTTCAAGGCGCAGAGCATCCTGTTCTACTCGGCGATCGCGAGCCTGATCGTGCCCTCGATCATCACCTCGCTCGGCATCTCGCTTGAATTCCGCATCATCGACGACCTGATCAAGGCGCATTGGAACGAGAATTTCGAGACCTCGATGGGCCTGCTCACCTCCGGGCTCGGTGCGCACCTGACCTGGACGCTGCCGTTCGGCCTGCTCATCATGTTCGCGATCTTCAACCGCTTCGATCCGCGGCTCGAGGAAGCCGCGCGCGATCTCGGCGCGACGCCGTGGCAGACCTTCCGTCACGTCGTGCTGCCGATCATCCTGCCCTCGGTGATCGGTATCGGCCTGTTCGGCTTCACGCTGTCCTGGGACGAGCTCGCCCGCTCCAGCCAGGCGATCGGGGCGGTGAATACGTTGCCGCTGGATCTGCAGGGCCTCACCACCACCGTGACGAATCCTGACATCTATGCGCTCGGCACGGTGATCTCGGCGGTCTCGTTCACGGTGATCAGCCTTGCGCTCGGCACCATCCACATGCTCAACAAGCGCCAGGCGGCCAAGGGCTCGGACGCCGGCAAGGGACTCGTCTAA